The following coding sequences are from one Bos taurus isolate L1 Dominette 01449 registration number 42190680 breed Hereford chromosome 26, ARS-UCD2.0, whole genome shotgun sequence window:
- the IFIT3 gene encoding interferon-induced protein with tetratricopeptide repeats 3 isoform X2: MSEDKNSLEQILPQLRCHFTWNLFKKGSVSHDLEDRVCNQTEFLNSEFKATKYNLLAYIKHLKGQNEAALECLRQAEEWIQREHTDQAEVRSLVTWGNYAWVYYHLGRFADAQLYADKVKRVCQKFANPYSIECPELDCEEGWTLVKCGGKKIERAKVYFQKALEEKPNNPEFSSGLAIAMYYLDDRPEQQSSLEILKQAVELSPDNQYIKVLLALTLQKTNEQSEGEQLVVEALEKAPCQTDVLLSAAKFYRGKGDLDKAIGLLLRALESIPNNPYLYHQIACCYRAKVKQIQHTGESEAIGKGEKIEELREHARNYVSKAIEKGLNPLHACSDEFLENEECYQTAFSKELPSTKGQELHQHDCNPQEDREISEHTAVQCSLDGLSISTESTEKEKMKFQLQNIANNQLPQNVPYSWSLQGLIHKMNGDLLQAAECYEKALDHLLKNSPSGIGSIFLPATEREEGSEEMEQDADSSILRELPDP, encoded by the exons ATGAG tgaggacaAGAATTCTCTGGAGCAAATCCTTCCCCAGCTGAGATGCCACTTCACGTGGAATTTATTTAAGAAAGGAAGTGTCTCTCATGACCTCGAAGACAGAGTGTGTAACCAGACTGAATTTTTAAACTCTGAGTTCAAAGCTACAAAGTACAACTTGTTGGCCTACATAAAACACTTGAAGGGTCAAAACGAAGCAGCCCTGGAATGCTTGCGGCAAGCCGAAGAGTGGATCCAGCGAGAGCACACTGACCAGGCGGAGGTCAGGAGCCTGGTGACCTGGGGGAACTACGCCTGGGTCTACTATCACCTGGGAAGGTTCGCAGATGCTCAGCTTTATGCTGACAAGGTGAAACGAGTCTGCCAGAAGTTCGCAAATCCTTACAGTATTGAATGTCCTGagctggactgtgaggaaggGTGGACACTGGTAAAGTGCGgtgggaaaaaaattgaaagggCAAAGGTGTATTTTCAGAAGGCTCTGGAAGAGAAACCCAACAACCCAGAATTCTCCTCGGGACTGGCCATCGCGATGTACTACCTGGATGACAGGCCGGAGCAGCAGTCTTCTCTGGAAATTCTGAAGCAGGCCGTTGAGCTGAGTCCTGACAATCAGTACATCAAAGTTCTCCTGGCCCTGACGCTGCAGAAGACAAATGAACAATCTGAAGGGGAACAGCTGGTTGTAGAGGCTCTGGAAAAAGCTCCTTGTCAAACAGATGTCCttctcagtgcagccaaattttACCGAGGAAAAGGTGATCTAGACAAAGCAATTGGACTGTTGCTAAGGGCACTGGAATCCATACCAAACAATCCCTACCTCTATCACCAGATAGCATGCTGCTATAGGGCAAAAGTCAAGCAAATTCAACATACAGGAGAATCTGAAGCTATCGGGAAAGGAGAGAAGATTGAAGAACTGAGGGAACATGCTAGAAACTATGTGAGTAAAGCAATTGAGAAGGGACTAAATCCTCTGCATGCATGTTCTGATGAGTTCCTGGAAAACGAAGAATGTTATCAGACAGCTTTCAGTAAGGAGCTCCCCAGCACCAAGGGACAAGAGCTCCATCAGCATGATTGCAATCCTCAGGAGGATCGTGAGATATCCGAACACACTGCAGTCCAATGTTCTTTAGATGGTTTATCCATAAGCACAGAATcaactgagaaagaaaagatgaaattcCAGCTACAGAATATAGCTAATAACCAGCTACCACAGAATGTACCATATTCTTGGTCTCTCCAAGGCTTAATTCACAAGATGAATGGAGACCTGCTTCAGGCGGCTGAATGCTATGAGAAGGCTCTGGATCACCTCCTAAAGAACAGCCCTTCGGGCATAGGCAGCATTTTCCTGCCAGCAACTGAGCGTGAAGAAGGCAGTGAGGAAATGGAGCAGGATGCAGACAGCTCTATACTCAGAGAGCTTCCCGACCCCTGA